In Methanocorpusculum sp., a single genomic region encodes these proteins:
- a CDS encoding restriction endonuclease subunit S: MKYCVTLNPSYSKNLNDSDSISFIPMECLTNGSICPKTDVVGRVKTGYTFFADGDIIMAKVTPCFENGNIAIVHNLLNGVGFGTSELYVFRSKTIDTVYLFYYLQNDQFKQLCIGTMYGTGGLKRVSLDFIRNYTFYVPPFAKQQQIASFLDTKCSLIDSTIEKEREVIEKLKEYRQAVITEAVTKGIRPGVLMKDSGVEWIGEIPEGWDVFRVKYLLTECEERSLNGTEEPLSMSQKYGIIKSSDLDIPNPASSYVGGKLVFEEDLVFNKLKAHLGVFSLSKYMGVVSPDYAVYHGINDTNAKFLEYLFKTGKCICEFKKYIRGVGAGLSRLYTSDLFNIKVAIPLCDEQQLIVEFLNSKCSDIDATIQKRELAIEKLTAYKQSLIYECVTGKKEVLA; this comes from the coding sequence ATGAAATACTGTGTTACTCTTAATCCTAGTTATTCCAAAAATCTGAATGATTCGGATTCAATATCATTCATTCCCATGGAATGTTTAACAAATGGCTCCATCTGTCCTAAAACAGATGTTGTTGGAAGAGTTAAGACAGGGTATACATTTTTTGCTGATGGGGATATTATTATGGCAAAAGTCACCCCTTGTTTTGAAAACGGAAACATAGCCATAGTACATAATCTCTTGAATGGAGTTGGGTTTGGAACATCCGAATTGTATGTTTTCCGATCTAAAACAATAGATACTGTATATCTTTTCTATTATTTACAAAATGATCAGTTCAAACAACTCTGTATAGGTACGATGTATGGAACCGGCGGTTTGAAACGAGTTTCATTAGATTTCATTCGCAATTATACATTTTATGTACCACCATTCGCAAAACAACAACAGATCGCCTCTTTCCTCGACACAAAATGCTCCTTGATCGATTCCACCATCGAAAAAGAACGCGAGGTCATTGAGAAGCTGAAGGAATACCGGCAGGCGGTCATCACCGAGGCGGTGACCAAAGGGATCCGTCCCGGTGTTTTGATGAAGGACAGCGGGGTCGAGTGGATCGGGGAGATCCCGGAAGGGTGGGATGTATTCCGGGTAAAATATCTATTGACTGAGTGTGAAGAGCGATCATTAAACGGCACCGAAGAACCTCTCTCCATGAGTCAAAAATATGGTATAATTAAATCGTCTGATCTGGATATTCCAAATCCTGCATCATCCTATGTTGGAGGTAAATTGGTTTTTGAAGAGGATCTTGTCTTCAATAAACTCAAAGCTCATTTAGGCGTCTTTTCCCTGTCTAAATATATGGGTGTAGTCAGCCCGGATTATGCTGTATATCATGGAATAAATGATACAAATGCCAAGTTTCTCGAATACTTGTTTAAGACAGGAAAATGTATTTGTGAATTTAAAAAATATATCCGTGGTGTTGGGGCTGGCTTAAGTCGATTATATACTTCTGACCTCTTTAATATCAAAGTTGCAATTCCTCTGTGTGATGAACAACAATTAATTGTTGAATTTCTTAACTCAAAATGCTCTGATATCGACGCGACCATCCAAAAACGGGAGCTTGCTATCGAAAAGCTGACCGCGTATAAACAGAGCCTCATCTACGAGTGCGTCACCGGAAAGAAGGAAGTTTTAGCGTGA
- a CDS encoding class I SAM-dependent DNA methyltransferase — translation MSLGSNISEKANLIWAIADKLTGTYKPHEYGEVVLPLTVIRRFDCILVDKKAAVLAEYEKQKSLPNPDPILRIVAGYDFYNTSKFTMKTLLDDPDNIEANFRNYLNGFSKNVQEIIEKFRFDAHITMMATKGILYNVLKEFTTEKANLHPDHISNLEMGYIFEELVRKFSEAHNEDAGQHYTPREVIELMVNILFEDDGEALTGSKVMKTLYDPACGTGGMLSVASEHLQEMNADLQLLCFGQELNDQTFAICKADLLIKGGDADQIKCGNTLSGDAFTGMHFDYILSNPPFGREWKNEKTAVDREAKLGFAGRFGPGLPAIGDSQLLFLLTALSKMKAEGSRAAIIHNGSPLFTGDAGSGPSEIRRYILEHDLLDAIIAMPNDIFYNTGIATYIWVLSNKKAEHRIGKVQLINGNQMFEKRRKSLGSKRNDIPRSAIDEITRLYGDFRESEVSKIFRNEEFGYRKITVERPLLDASGKPVLKKGKVQADASLRDTESVPLGEDVDAYLTREVLPFAPGAWVDESKTKIGYEIPFTRYFYTYEAPRRSEEIRAEILALEKELDGSLAEIFR, via the coding sequence ATGAGTTTAGGGTCAAATATATCTGAGAAAGCAAATCTTATCTGGGCAATTGCTGATAAATTGACCGGGACATACAAGCCGCATGAATACGGGGAAGTCGTCCTTCCCCTGACGGTTATCCGGCGGTTTGACTGTATTCTCGTGGATAAAAAGGCCGCGGTGCTTGCCGAGTACGAGAAGCAGAAGTCTCTTCCAAATCCGGATCCGATCCTTCGCATAGTTGCCGGGTATGATTTTTACAATACCAGTAAATTTACGATGAAAACCCTGCTGGATGATCCGGACAATATCGAGGCAAACTTCCGGAATTATCTGAATGGTTTTTCGAAGAATGTGCAGGAGATCATTGAGAAGTTCCGGTTCGACGCCCATATCACGATGATGGCGACGAAGGGGATTCTGTATAATGTGCTGAAGGAGTTTACGACGGAGAAGGCGAATCTTCATCCAGATCATATCTCGAATCTTGAGATGGGATATATTTTCGAGGAGCTTGTACGGAAGTTTTCAGAGGCGCACAATGAGGATGCGGGTCAGCACTATACGCCGCGTGAAGTGATCGAACTGATGGTGAATATTCTGTTCGAGGATGACGGCGAGGCTTTGACAGGTTCGAAGGTGATGAAGACGTTGTATGATCCGGCGTGCGGGACGGGTGGTATGCTTTCGGTGGCGTCGGAGCATTTGCAGGAGATGAATGCCGATCTGCAGCTTTTGTGTTTTGGTCAGGAGCTGAATGATCAGACGTTTGCGATCTGTAAGGCGGATCTTTTGATCAAGGGCGGGGATGCGGATCAGATCAAGTGCGGGAATACGCTTTCGGGCGATGCATTTACAGGGATGCATTTCGATTATATTTTGTCGAATCCGCCGTTTGGGCGTGAGTGGAAGAATGAGAAGACGGCGGTTGATCGTGAGGCGAAGCTTGGGTTTGCGGGCCGGTTTGGTCCGGGTCTTCCGGCGATCGGTGATTCGCAGCTGTTGTTTTTGCTGACGGCTCTTTCGAAGATGAAGGCTGAGGGGTCGCGTGCGGCGATCATTCATAACGGGTCTCCGCTGTTTACGGGGGATGCGGGAAGCGGTCCGTCGGAGATCCGCCGCTATATTCTGGAGCATGATCTTTTGGATGCGATCATTGCTATGCCAAATGATATTTTCTATAATACGGGCATTGCGACCTACATCTGGGTTTTGTCGAATAAGAAGGCTGAGCATCGGATAGGTAAGGTCCAGCTGATCAATGGGAATCAGATGTTTGAGAAGAGGCGGAAGTCGCTTGGGAGTAAGAGGAATGATATCCCGAGGAGTGCGATCGATGAGATCACGCGTCTGTATGGGGATTTCCGCGAGTCTGAGGTTTCGAAGATTTTCAGGAATGAGGAGTTTGGGTACCGGAAGATCACGGTGGAGCGGCCGCTTCTGGACGCGTCAGGGAAGCCGGTTTTGAAGAAGGGGAAGGTGCAGGCTGATGCTTCGCTGCGGGATACGGAGAGCGTGCCTCTTGGAGAGGATGTGGATGCGTATCTGACGCGGGAGGTTTTGCCGTTTGCGCCGGGTGCCTGGGTGGATGAGTCGAAGACGAAGATCGGGTATGAGATCCCGTTCACGCGGTATTTCTATACGTATGAGGCTCCAAGACGGAGTGAGGAGATAAGAGCGGAGATCTTAGCTTTGGAGAAGGAGCTTGACGGGAGCCTGGCGGAGATCTTTCGATGA
- a CDS encoding COR domain-containing protein, with product MDEQRYIYNLAKILDIPIKEQPYNPSESPTAWLQALPTTINTLGFNKLGYEERADFSEYSTGCIIFSIRNEYIRCLAIYLPTEKHYNNFKNVIFPEINKISELTYLEILYFHSKAFNLPRSIENLSKLKCLDLWGRVQKTLEYGYFKNLSEVQYLYLYGNNLQTFQRTLENIVNNFPNITDLDLRNNHLSSIPESIGKLTKLRKLDLRENTLTCIPDSIGTLTQLKEIYLSKNQISRISPALGKLSELERLDLGGNNLSSQEIQGWIEQLVKLKNLDLRDNALDSIPESFGTLSQLKILNLSNNYGIKTIDDLKPIGEIQQLSQLFLNYTNIRKIPHSFIELNKLFTFQIYETPLLKLLPPEILCQSPKELIRYILDIQQDSKKLNESKLLIVGEGGVGKTCTLKMLTDDDYVFNPHEVSTEGIDIDKWVFTEDGNEYKLNIWDFGGQEIYHATHQFFLSRRSLYLLMWSARSDATAGRVDYWLKTITTLAGNSPIILVINQCDEGQRITPFNIAEYQAKYSQIKDYIKISCKDNISENRMALRECIRKEVKKLPLMEEKWSLKRYGVREELEKCVSSNYIPYEKYKEICQEKLLSDNIDIESLIKQLNDLGIVTYHSNDSELQGYVILAPEWITNAVYSIIDEQQKTLKDRNGILKISDLPKIWTDENQYPKYMYTFLLKMMESFDLVFHIVDNQYLIAELLEAEPLPSPWEFNSKSTRRFNYYYKDYLPAGIMTRFIVRINEFLYTDRHNKKSCWRYGAYLEHNDVQASVKLRETDKTLSIEVCGENGISRKDFLTIIRSHIDTINNDYSNLNVTRNVPCCCNSECKYEFDYDQLLERKQKGKPTAECGFSFDDVSINKLIDDIKDINDYYLNLFDILVRDVKADNDWSRSVRDLLYIEFSGVKKDDAWHFYVKRIIDTLVDQSLSNEDKYANITSITSHITSRETRPFDDPNNYFRWVHLSDIHIGYNEGGISCLDFRKALPNYLKDKLKDKQLDGLFITGDLRYAKTEDSPLEYTKEMVDFVKKLKEELNIADDCLFIVPGNHDLQRRDKDGSDKILKDRNKIIKKLKTTYWPSSGKINKEILEKLASNLNEYEQIYKDLTSREWEGAPKMGEIIKPHFVIPTPKTNILHLNTVLTISNIYETDLIVGRERLERACENIDTNKPTIVLAHYPFEDILESERRVIETDLRDKANTILYLCGHSHTTAHILIAATNESRPIHEFRCGTNMVSEGTPNWQPELVVYSGCMELSSKSGYVEAYKWVKNSNWVLDTTFSLPQKCAEDGRIYFPESARDEKEKFP from the coding sequence ATGGATGAGCAGCGATACATATACAATCTTGCAAAAATTTTGGATATCCCTATAAAGGAACAACCATATAATCCATCTGAATCTCCAACAGCATGGCTTCAAGCGCTTCCAACCACTATTAACACACTAGGATTTAACAAACTAGGATATGAGGAGCGTGCGGATTTTTCAGAATACTCAACGGGATGTATCATATTTTCTATAAGAAATGAATATATCAGATGTTTAGCCATTTATCTTCCTACAGAAAAACATTACAATAATTTTAAAAATGTGATATTTCCTGAAATTAATAAAATATCTGAGTTAACATATCTCGAAATATTATATTTTCACAGCAAAGCTTTCAATCTTCCAAGATCAATTGAAAATCTTTCAAAACTCAAATGTCTTGATTTATGGGGGCGAGTCCAGAAAACACTAGAATATGGATATTTCAAAAATCTTTCTGAAGTTCAATATTTGTATTTATATGGGAATAATTTGCAAACATTCCAAAGAACGCTTGAAAATATTGTTAATAACTTCCCAAATATTACAGATTTGGATTTACGTAACAATCACCTGAGTTCAATCCCCGAAAGTATAGGTAAACTTACTAAATTAAGGAAGTTAGATTTACGTGAGAATACTCTGACATGTATTCCTGATAGTATAGGTACTCTTACCCAACTCAAAGAAATATATTTAAGTAAAAATCAAATTAGCAGAATTTCACCTGCTCTTGGAAAGCTCAGTGAACTTGAACGGTTGGATTTAGGGGGAAACAACCTCTCTTCACAGGAAATTCAGGGATGGATTGAGCAACTAGTAAAACTAAAAAATCTCGATTTGAGGGATAACGCACTTGACTCTATCCCAGAATCTTTTGGAACTTTGTCACAATTAAAAATATTGAATCTAAGTAATAATTATGGTATAAAGACGATTGATGATTTAAAACCTATTGGAGAAATCCAGCAATTATCTCAGTTGTTTTTAAATTATACAAATATACGAAAAATTCCTCATTCATTTATTGAGTTGAATAAGTTATTTACATTTCAAATATATGAAACACCATTACTAAAACTGTTACCTCCAGAAATTCTTTGCCAGTCTCCAAAAGAACTCATTCGATATATTTTAGATATACAACAGGATTCCAAGAAGCTAAACGAATCGAAATTATTGATTGTTGGAGAGGGAGGGGTGGGAAAAACTTGTACTTTAAAAATGCTTACAGATGATGATTATGTTTTTAACCCTCACGAAGTATCAACAGAAGGTATTGATATAGATAAGTGGGTATTTACTGAAGACGGAAATGAGTATAAATTGAATATTTGGGATTTTGGAGGTCAGGAAATCTACCATGCAACCCATCAATTTTTCTTATCACGTCGATCCTTGTATTTGCTCATGTGGAGTGCGAGAAGTGATGCTACTGCTGGAAGGGTTGATTATTGGCTTAAAACCATTACTACTCTTGCAGGCAATAGTCCAATTATTTTAGTTATTAATCAATGTGATGAAGGGCAACGCATTACTCCATTCAATATTGCAGAATATCAAGCGAAGTATTCGCAAATTAAAGATTATATTAAAATTAGTTGTAAAGATAATATTTCTGAGAATAGAATGGCCCTTCGAGAATGCATACGAAAAGAGGTGAAAAAATTACCATTAATGGAAGAAAAGTGGAGTTTAAAAAGATATGGTGTTAGAGAGGAGCTAGAAAAATGTGTCTCCTCGAATTATATCCCATATGAAAAATATAAAGAGATATGTCAGGAGAAATTGTTATCCGACAATATTGATATTGAAAGTCTAATTAAGCAATTAAATGATTTAGGCATAGTTACGTATCATAGTAATGACAGTGAGCTACAAGGATATGTTATATTAGCTCCAGAATGGATTACAAATGCAGTATATAGTATCATTGATGAACAACAAAAAACCCTCAAAGACAGAAATGGCATTCTGAAGATATCTGATCTACCTAAAATATGGACAGATGAAAATCAGTACCCAAAATATATGTACACTTTTCTTTTAAAGATGATGGAAAGTTTTGATTTAGTCTTTCATATTGTTGATAACCAATATCTAATCGCAGAATTGTTAGAGGCGGAGCCACTTCCATCACCATGGGAATTTAATTCAAAGTCAACACGTAGATTTAATTATTATTATAAAGACTATCTGCCCGCCGGGATTATGACACGTTTTATCGTGAGAATAAATGAATTTCTGTATACAGATAGACATAATAAAAAAAGTTGCTGGCGTTATGGTGCGTATTTGGAGCACAATGATGTGCAAGCATCTGTTAAATTAAGAGAAACAGATAAAACCCTCAGTATTGAAGTATGTGGGGAAAATGGAATAAGTCGAAAAGATTTTTTGACAATTATTAGAAGTCACATTGATACAATAAATAATGATTATTCTAATCTTAATGTTACGAGAAATGTACCTTGTTGTTGTAATTCGGAATGTAAATATGAATTTGATTATGATCAACTTCTTGAAAGAAAACAAAAAGGAAAACCCACTGCAGAATGTGGATTCTCCTTTGATGATGTAAGTATTAATAAGTTGATAGATGATATTAAAGACATTAATGATTACTACTTAAATCTATTTGATATCCTTGTTAGGGATGTAAAAGCTGATAATGATTGGAGTCGTTCTGTCAGAGATCTTCTGTATATCGAATTCTCAGGAGTGAAAAAAGACGATGCATGGCATTTTTATGTAAAGCGAATTATAGATACACTCGTTGATCAGAGTCTATCAAATGAAGATAAATATGCCAATATAACATCAATAACATCACATATAACTAGTCGTGAGACAAGACCTTTTGATGATCCAAATAATTATTTCCGGTGGGTACATCTTTCTGACATCCATATAGGATATAATGAAGGGGGAATTAGTTGCCTCGATTTCAGGAAAGCTCTTCCAAACTATCTAAAAGACAAATTAAAAGATAAACAGCTTGATGGTTTGTTTATTACAGGTGATTTGCGTTATGCAAAAACTGAGGACAGTCCGTTAGAATATACAAAAGAAATGGTAGATTTTGTAAAAAAACTGAAGGAAGAACTGAACATTGCTGACGATTGTCTATTTATAGTTCCTGGAAATCATGATCTTCAAAGACGGGATAAAGATGGATCAGATAAGATATTGAAAGATCGGAATAAAATAATAAAAAAACTGAAAACGACATATTGGCCTAGTTCAGGAAAAATAAATAAGGAAATTTTGGAAAAATTAGCCTCTAATCTTAATGAATATGAGCAAATATATAAAGATTTAACTAGTAGAGAATGGGAGGGTGCACCTAAAATGGGTGAGATAATAAAGCCACATTTTGTAATTCCAACACCAAAAACAAACATACTGCACTTAAATACAGTTTTAACCATTTCTAATATATATGAGACGGATTTGATTGTCGGTAGAGAACGTCTAGAGAGGGCATGTGAAAATATAGATACGAATAAACCTACAATCGTATTAGCACATTACCCTTTTGAAGATATTTTAGAAAGTGAACGAAGGGTGATTGAAACTGACCTGAGAGATAAAGCAAATACCATACTTTATCTTTGTGGTCACAGCCATACAACTGCGCATATATTAATTGCTGCTACGAATGAGTCTCGCCCAATTCATGAATTCCGTTGTGGAACAAATATGGTTTCGGAGGGTACACCCAACTGGCAACCAGAATTAGTTGTTTATAGTGGTTGTATGGAACTATCATCTAAAAGTGGTTATGTAGAGGCATATAAATGGGTTAAGAATTCAAACTGGGTATTGGATACCACATTTTCTTTACCACAAAAATGTGCAGAAGATGGAAGAATATATTTTCCAGAGAGTGCAAGAGACGAGAAAGAGAAGTTCCCATAA